A region from the Stutzerimonas stutzeri genome encodes:
- a CDS encoding sodium-dependent transporter, producing MTDKSSLVAGTLGGASARTQQSAARGLWSSRWVFFLAATGSAVGLGNIWKFPYITGQNGGGAFVLVYLGCILLIGIPLLMAEVMIGRRGRQNPDGAVARLAREAGASTRWRAAGWLGGLTGFLILSFYLVVAGWALAYVPASFIGDFNGVSGDTSGAMFNALLADPLRLVVSGSLVLAATMLIVGFGVRGGLERSLRFLMPGLFVLLLLLVGYAALNGEFARGVEFLFVPDFSKLTATSVLIALGHAFFTLSLGCGAMMVYGSYLPEGTSIAKTSILVALADTAVALLAGLAIFPLVFGNALEPGAGPGLIFVTLPIAFGQMPLGQLVGGLFFIMLVIAALTSAISLSEPSIAWMTERFGMSRLKAVLVSGAVLWLLSLGSVFSFNHWADYQVFGKTFFDSLDYLTTNWLMPLGGLATVLFTGWVMKREAVRDAIGIRQQGLFQAWWLLLRFGTPLAIVLVFLNLSGVI from the coding sequence ATGACAGACAAAAGCAGCCTCGTCGCCGGCACGCTCGGTGGCGCCTCCGCACGTACTCAGCAAAGCGCGGCGCGCGGTCTCTGGTCCTCGCGCTGGGTGTTCTTCCTGGCCGCCACCGGTTCGGCGGTCGGCCTGGGCAATATCTGGAAATTCCCCTACATCACCGGCCAGAACGGCGGCGGCGCCTTCGTGCTGGTCTATCTCGGCTGCATCCTGCTGATCGGCATCCCGTTGCTGATGGCCGAGGTGATGATCGGCCGGCGCGGTCGGCAGAACCCTGACGGCGCGGTGGCGCGCCTGGCCCGCGAGGCCGGCGCCAGCACGCGTTGGCGCGCGGCCGGCTGGCTCGGCGGGCTGACCGGTTTTCTGATTCTGAGCTTCTACCTGGTGGTCGCCGGCTGGGCCCTGGCCTACGTCCCGGCCAGCTTCATCGGCGACTTCAACGGCGTCAGCGGCGATACCAGCGGGGCGATGTTCAACGCGCTGCTGGCCGATCCGCTGCGGCTGGTCGTCAGCGGCAGCCTGGTGCTGGCGGCGACCATGCTGATCGTCGGTTTCGGCGTGCGGGGTGGTCTGGAGCGCTCGCTGCGCTTTCTGATGCCCGGGTTGTTCGTGCTGTTGCTGCTACTGGTCGGCTACGCCGCGCTCAACGGTGAGTTCGCCCGCGGTGTGGAATTCCTCTTCGTGCCGGACTTCTCCAAGCTGACCGCGACCAGCGTGCTGATCGCCCTGGGCCATGCCTTCTTCACGCTGAGCCTCGGCTGCGGCGCGATGATGGTCTATGGCTCTTACCTGCCGGAGGGCACCTCGATCGCCAAGACGTCGATTCTGGTAGCCCTGGCCGACACCGCCGTGGCGCTACTGGCAGGCCTGGCGATCTTCCCGCTGGTGTTCGGCAATGCCCTGGAGCCGGGCGCCGGGCCGGGACTGATCTTCGTCACCCTGCCGATCGCCTTCGGCCAGATGCCGCTGGGCCAATTGGTGGGCGGGCTGTTCTTCATCATGCTGGTGATCGCCGCGCTGACTTCGGCGATCTCACTGAGCGAGCCGAGCATCGCCTGGATGACCGAGCGCTTCGGCATGAGCCGCCTCAAGGCTGTGTTGGTCAGTGGCGCGGTGCTCTGGTTGCTGAGCCTCGGCAGTGTGTTCTCGTTCAACCATTGGGCCGACTATCAGGTATTCGGCAAGACCTTCTTCGACAGCCTCGACTACCTGACCACCAACTGGCTGATGCCGCTCGGCGGTCTCGCCACGGTGCTGTTCACCGGCTGGGTGATGAAGCGCGAGGCGGTACGCGACGCGATCGGCATCCGCCAGCAGGGCCTTTTCCAGGCCTGGTGGCTGCTGCTGCGCTTTGGTACGCCGCTGGCAATCGTGCTGGTGTTTCTCAATCTGAGCGGGGTGATCTGA
- a CDS encoding Glu/Leu/Phe/Val dehydrogenase yields the protein MSVFTHPDFDHHEQVVFCHDKASGLRAIIAIHDTTLGPALGGCRMFPYASDDDAVRDVLRLSRGMTLKSSLAGLKLGGGKAVIIGDPHTGKSQALLHAMGDFVDSLGGRYITAADSGTGEPEMQAFAQRTRHVIGATPRTTLDGSIASGDPSPSTALGVFVGLREAVRQRLGRDDLTGLKVAIQGVGHVGMGLARHLKAAGAELWVCDIFDANVQQAVTELGAHAVRPHDIVGLDVDVFAPCAMGGVLNAETLQTLRAPVIAGAANNQLASPEIGVELQRRNHLYAPDYAINAGGIIDVYYQRIGGSAAQIDAHVKGIGETLREIFTRAAASGEPTSIIADRLALERLHVGEDSAQPSQQRLHA from the coding sequence ATGTCCGTTTTCACCCATCCCGATTTCGATCACCACGAGCAGGTGGTGTTCTGTCACGACAAAGCATCGGGGCTGCGCGCGATCATCGCCATCCACGACACCACGCTCGGCCCGGCGCTGGGTGGTTGCCGGATGTTCCCTTACGCCAGCGATGACGACGCCGTGCGTGACGTGCTGCGCCTGTCACGCGGCATGACGCTGAAATCCTCGCTGGCCGGCCTCAAGCTCGGTGGCGGCAAGGCGGTGATCATCGGCGATCCGCATACCGGCAAGAGCCAGGCGCTGCTGCACGCCATGGGCGATTTCGTCGACAGCCTCGGTGGGCGCTACATCACCGCGGCTGACTCGGGCACCGGCGAGCCGGAAATGCAGGCCTTTGCCCAGCGCACCCGCCATGTCATCGGCGCGACACCGCGTACCACTCTGGACGGCAGCATCGCCAGCGGCGACCCGTCGCCCTCCACGGCGCTCGGCGTGTTCGTCGGTCTGCGCGAAGCCGTGCGCCAACGCCTCGGCCGGGATGATCTGACAGGCCTGAAGGTCGCCATCCAGGGCGTCGGGCATGTCGGTATGGGCCTGGCCCGGCACCTCAAGGCTGCGGGTGCCGAGTTATGGGTCTGCGACATTTTCGATGCCAACGTGCAGCAGGCGGTGACCGAGCTCGGCGCCCATGCTGTGCGCCCGCACGATATCGTAGGCCTCGACGTGGATGTCTTCGCGCCCTGTGCCATGGGCGGCGTTCTCAATGCCGAAACCCTGCAGACACTGCGTGCACCGGTGATCGCCGGCGCGGCGAACAACCAGCTGGCGAGCCCCGAGATCGGCGTCGAGCTGCAGCGTCGCAATCATCTCTACGCGCCGGACTACGCGATCAATGCCGGCGGCATCATCGACGTCTACTACCAGCGCATCGGTGGCAGCGCGGCGCAGATCGACGCGCATGTCAAAGGCATCGGCGAGACCCTGCGCGAGATCTTTACCCGCGCGGCGGCCAGCGGTGAGCCGACTTCGATCATCGCTGATCGTCTGGCACTCGAGCGGCTGCACGTCGGTGAAGATTCGGCACAGCCGAGCCAGCAACGACTGCACGCGTAG
- the maiA gene encoding maleylacetoacetate isomerase: MNDTQTNASSTLKLYGYWRSSAAYRVRIALNLKGLAFENLPVHLVKDGGQQHAADYKALNPQELVPLLVDGNERISQSLAILEYLEEVFPLPALLPHDPADRARVRSLALHIACDLHPLNNLRVLQYLSGPLGVEDEAKQQWIKHWIATGLAGVEQGLAAFDGKLSLGRRPGYLEACLVPQVYNARRFSCDLSAYPRILQMTEQCETLEAFAKAAPEVQPDAQ, encoded by the coding sequence ATGAACGACACCCAGACCAACGCGTCTTCGACGCTCAAGCTCTATGGCTACTGGCGCTCCAGCGCCGCCTATCGGGTGCGTATCGCCCTCAACCTCAAGGGCCTGGCCTTCGAGAATCTGCCGGTGCATCTGGTCAAGGATGGTGGCCAGCAGCATGCGGCCGATTACAAGGCGCTCAACCCGCAGGAACTGGTGCCTCTGCTGGTCGATGGCAACGAGCGCATCAGCCAGTCGTTGGCGATCCTCGAGTATCTGGAGGAGGTGTTTCCGTTGCCGGCGCTGCTGCCGCACGACCCGGCCGATCGGGCGCGGGTACGTTCGTTGGCGCTGCACATCGCCTGCGACCTGCATCCACTGAACAACCTGCGTGTCCTGCAATACCTCAGTGGCCCGCTGGGCGTCGAGGATGAGGCCAAGCAGCAATGGATAAAACACTGGATCGCTACCGGCCTGGCTGGTGTCGAGCAGGGGTTGGCCGCCTTCGACGGCAAGCTGTCACTCGGCAGACGGCCCGGTTATCTGGAGGCATGCCTGGTCCCGCAGGTATACAATGCGCGCCGTTTTTCCTGTGACCTCAGTGCGTATCCACGCATTTTGCAGATGACCGAGCAGTGCGAAACCCTCGAAGCCTTTGCCAAAGCAGCTCCGGAGGTGCAGCCCGACGCTCAATGA